Proteins encoded in a region of the Benincasa hispida cultivar B227 chromosome 2, ASM972705v1, whole genome shotgun sequence genome:
- the LOC120070694 gene encoding probable calcium-binding protein CML27 — MATDPNQIPASNSDADQVSKPKPSVFLQDNEELRKVFERFDANGDGKISISELDSVLKSLGSSIPYEELRSVMEDLDSDKDGYINIDEFAAFCKEPMASDEAGASELRDAFDLYDQDHNGLISHSELHLVLNRLGISCSKEDCQRMIHSVDSDGDGNVNFEEFRKMMTANSNSKAANQNGTAAAAP; from the coding sequence ATGGCCACCGACCCCAACCAGATTCCGGCCTCGAACTCCGATGCCGACCAAGTCTCCAAGCCCAAGCCCTCCGTCTTCCTCCAGGACAACGAGGAACTCCGCAAGGTTTTCGAACGCTTCGATGCAAATGGCGACGGCAAGATTTCCATCTCCGAGCTCGATTCCGTCCTCAAATCCTTAGGCTCCTCCATCCCTTACGAGGAGCTCCGCTCCGTCATGGAGGATCTCGACTCCGATAAGGACGGTTACATCAACATCGACGAGTTCGCCGCCTTCTGCAAGGAACCGATGGCCTCCGACGAGGCTGGAGCGTCGGAGCTTCGTGACGCCTTCGACCTCTACGATCAGGACCATAACGGCCTAATCTCCCACTCCGAGCTCCATCTCGTCCTCAATCGCCTCGGGATCAGTTGCTCCAAGGAGGACTGTCAACGAATGATCCACTCCGTCGATTCCGATGGAGACGGAAATGTGAATTTCGAAGAGTTTAGGAAGATGATGACCGCTAATTCGAACTCCAAGGCGGCGAATCAGAATGGAACTGCCGCGGCGGCGCCCTAG